CGGGGATGTGCATTTTACGATAGATCTCAGGGACATCTCGGTCCGGTGTCAATACCGCCATGGTGTTGTGGAAGAGACCTGGGGCGCGTTTTTCAAACAGTGATGCAACAATCGTCAATTGTTTCTCACGGGCCAATCGACTCAGCCGTTGTGTCGTCGGGCCGGGGATGGGCTCCGCGAGATTGAAGGCATCATGGTCTTCTGTCTGACAAAAATACGGCGTCAAAAACAGTTCGGGCAAACAGGCAATGTCAGCTCCACTGTCCGCGGCTTCGGATAACAGCGCTTCTGCTTTTTCCAGGGTTATTGCCGTGTTTTCTTCCGGATGCATCTGGATCAGGGCAACAGTGAACGGGGGCATGCTCCTCTTCTCTCCTTCTCGACATTCTCTCGAAAGTATTGGGAAAAATGTTTCGGCTTCATGTCCGCATCACGGTGTCCTACCACGGCGACAGTGTGAACGGACTGGCTGGTTTGATGACTTCACCTGGTTGTTTGTTGGCAATTTCGACAAATTCGTTCGCCCAGTCATCAATGACAACCTCGGATTCTCCGTACCACGTTAATCCTCGCAAGTTGATAGGAGCGACTTTGCCATATCGGCGATCAGCGGCCATGGCCAGAACTTCGCCCGATGACGTGTCTTTAATTTTAGCTTCAAACGCCACGGTTGCTCTGGCTCCCGAACCTTTCACCGCCGCCATGAGAACCGTTCCGGAACCATACGGGGCTGCGAGACCGATTGCTTCGAGAACGGGATCACTCGGGACAAGTTCCGTCAATGCCAGTTCCACCGTTAGAGAATTGGCGTCCGGTGTTTCAATGACGGTAAAGCGTTTTTTCGGGTCTTTTTGAAAAGCGGTGACAAAGGCCTTCTTCATGTATTGAGCGACTTCTTTGGCGTCTGCTTCAACTTTGTCCTTGCGGAACTGCTCTTTCCACCAATCTCTCTTGATGAGGTAGGAGGTGTTGACGTCTTTGAAATAGATCGTGTTGTATTTTTTCAGGTCGATACCGGATTTGACCCAGATTTTGTCGAAGGGAAGATCTTCTCGATTAGCCATCTCATCCATGGGAACAAAGCCGGCCCCTTGAGACGGCTCAGCTTGCATGGACGTGGACGAGCAGGAAAGAAGTCCCATACAAAGAACCGTCAAACAGAAAATGCTGATGGATTTCACTGTCGCCTCCTTCATTCCGTGAAGATGCCAGAGTAGCATCCTCAGAACGTTATATTGTATAGTAGAAAGAGAAAGCCTTACATCCACAATCACTTCAGAATGTCGGCCTGGCGAAGAGCTTCGAGAATACGGCTTTCCGTTACAGGCTTCGGGACAAAACATTCGGCGTGTCCACGAAAAAAAGAAGCAGTCACGTTTTTTATGTCGTCATATGCTGAAACCATAACAAGCTTGAATGTTTTATGGAACGGAACCTTCTGTGTTTCCTCGGCGCCACGGAGAATGGTGACCAGCTCATGACCTGTCATTTCCGGCATGTCAATATCCATAAAGACAACGTCAAATGGTTCTGTTTCCAATGCGTTACGGAAAAGTAGTATTGCTTCGGATGCACGACTGCATGCATGGCATTGACCATAAAGATCAAGATAAAACGTCAAAATTTTACAGATATTTTCGTCATCATCAACTATCAGGAATTTCATGCAGGTTCCTCAACCGTTCCATCCGGCCCAATGGTTTGGGCAAAGCGGATAAGCGCGTCGGCGTTGCTCTTGACGTCAACCTCTTTGCCGGATGCGGCAGCCTCATGCAGTACTGTGGCAAGTTCGGTGATCGTCGGGTATCCAAATGATGCTCCAGAGCCTTTTATCTTGTGTGCGATTTTGCGAACGGATTCAAAATCAGGCTGCTCCAGTTTTTGTTGCATCTCATCTAAATCTGTCATCAGCGATGTGATATATCCGGGGAGAAGGTCGCGTAAGCGCTTCCGTAGCGTTATGTTTTGAGGCTGATGTTCTTTGAGGTGGTTCGATGATGTTTCATGAGAAACAGAAACATCGGAAAGGTCGTCTTTTATTTCCTTTTGGGGAGGAATGAGTGTGACATTCTGCTTGGCTCCCTTGAGCATTTCATCGAATAATCGCTCTCTTGTGATGGGTTTTGTCAGGTATCCCGAAAATCCAGAGGTCAACACTTGCTCCATGACATCGGTTGTGGCGTGGGCTGTCAGTGCAATGATCGGAGTGGGAGGCAGCTTGTTGACGCGTTCATATTCACGAATGCGGCGCACAGCTTCGAACCCGTCCATGATCGGCATCTCCAGATCCATGAAGA
Above is a genomic segment from Desulfovibrio inopinatus DSM 10711 containing:
- a CDS encoding DUF3313 domain-containing protein; the encoded protein is MKSISIFCLTVLCMGLLSCSSTSMQAEPSQGAGFVPMDEMANREDLPFDKIWVKSGIDLKKYNTIYFKDVNTSYLIKRDWWKEQFRKDKVEADAKEVAQYMKKAFVTAFQKDPKKRFTVIETPDANSLTVELALTELVPSDPVLEAIGLAAPYGSGTVLMAAVKGSGARATVAFEAKIKDTSSGEVLAMAADRRYGKVAPINLRGLTWYGESEVVIDDWANEFVEIANKQPGEVIKPASPFTLSPW
- a CDS encoding response regulator, with the protein product MKFLIVDDDENICKILTFYLDLYGQCHACSRASEAILLFRNALETEPFDVVFMDIDMPEMTGHELVTILRGAEETQKVPFHKTFKLVMVSAYDDIKNVTASFFRGHAECFVPKPVTESRILEALRQADILK